Proteins encoded in a region of the Vicia villosa cultivar HV-30 ecotype Madison, WI linkage group LG5, Vvil1.0, whole genome shotgun sequence genome:
- the LOC131603778 gene encoding uncharacterized protein LOC131603778: MGSDPFPATKPSPIPTQDQEEHDSQSSPSLALLSFNTEPNPSPSSSSSHNKTLFISLIIITTISLSAASAFAFLFLSSSSSSSSSPSPPQTSSTTHNTTLSRPLTKLKHPVVLLISSDGFRFGYQFKTPTPSITRLISNGTEAETGLIPVFPSLTFPNHYSIATGLYPAYHGIINNHFVDPISGDQFYMRNHDPKWWLGEPIWETVVNNGLKASTYFWPGSEVNKGTWNCPAKYCLNYNGSVSFENRVDSILKFFDFASDEIPDFMTLYFEDPDHQGHKVGSDDPEITKAVSRIDKMIGRLISGLEQRGVFEDVSIIMVGDHGMVGTCDKKLIFLDDLVSWIDIPESWVISHTPVLAIRPASGFDSSDVVAKMNEGLSSGKVVNGENLRMYLKEDLPSRLHYAASDRIPPIIGLIGEGFKVEKKKKKSQECGGSHGYDNSFFSMRSIFIGHGPQFARGRKVPSFENVEIYNLVTSILKIKGAPNNGSTSFAESVLLPSA; the protein is encoded by the coding sequence ATGGGTTCTGATCCTTTCCCTGCAACTAAACCATCACCAATTCCAACCCAAGATCAAGAAGAACACGACTCACAATCATCACCATCACTAGCTCTTCTCTCTTTCAACACCGAACCTAAcccttcaccttcttcttcctcctcccATAACAAAACCCTCTTCATCTctctcatcatcatcaccaccatCTCCCTCTCAGCAGCATCAGCCTTCGCATTCCTCTTCctctcttcatcatcatcttcatcatcttctccttcTCCACCACAAACATCTTCAACCACTCACAACACCACCCTATCCCGCCCTCTCACCAAACTCAAACACCCTGTGGTCCTTCTAATCTCCTCCGACGGTTTCCGATTCGGCTACCAATTCAAAACCCCTACACCAAGCATAACCCGTTTGATTTCAAACGGAACAGAAGCTGAAACAGGCTTAATCCCTGTTTTCCCATCCTTAACTTTCCCAAATCACTACTCTATCGCCACTGGTCTCTACCCTGCTTATCATGGCATCATCAACAACCACTTCGTAGATCCAATCTCCGGTGATCAATTCTACATGAGAAACCATGATCCCAAATGGTGGCTTGGTGAACCCATATGGGAAACTGTGGTGAACAATGGGTTGAAAGCTTCTACATATTTCTGGCCTGGTTCTGAGGTGAACAAAGGTACTTGGAACTGTCCTGCTAAATATTGTTTAAATTATAATGGTTCTGTTTCCTTTGAGAATAGGGTTGATTCTATTTTGAAGTTTTTCGATTTTGCGAGTGACGAAATTCCGGATTTTATGACACTTTATTTTGAGGACCCTGATCATCAAGGTCATAAAGTTGGATCTGATGATCCTGAGATTACAAAAGCTGTTTCCAGGATTGATAAGATGATAGGTAGGTTGATTAGTGGTTTAGAACAAAGAGGAGTTTTTGAGGATGTTAGTATTATTATGGTAGGTGATCATGGAATGGTTGGTACTTGTGATaagaagttgatttttcttgatGATTTGGTTTCTTGGATTGATATACCTGAAAGCTGGGTCATTTCGCATACGCCGGTACTCGCGATTCGTCCGGCTTCTGGTTTTGATTCGTCGGATGTTGTTGCGAAGATGAACGAAGGGTTAAGTTCGGGGAAAGTTGTGAATGGAGAGAATTTGAGGATGTATCTTAAGGAGGATTTGCCTAGTAGGCTTCATTATGCGGCGAGTGATCGGATTCCGCCGATTATTGGTTTGATTGGAGAAGGGTTTAAggtagagaagaagaaaaagaagagtcAAGAATGCGGCGGATCGCATGGTTATGACAACTCGTTTTTCTCGATGAGGAGTATTTTTATTGGACATGGTCCTCAATTTGCAAGAGGGAGGAAGGTTCCTTCTTTTGAGAATGTTGAGATTTATAATTTGGTTACTTCTATTCTTAAGATAAAGGGTGCTCCTAATAATGGATCTACCTCATTTGCAGAATCTGTTCTTTTACCTTCTGCATAG